In a single window of the Humulus lupulus unplaced genomic scaffold, drHumLupu1.1 SCAFFOLD_43, whole genome shotgun sequence genome:
- the LOC133810254 gene encoding ferredoxin--NADP reductase, embryo isozyme, chloroplastic-like: MAPILSNTSDVRRVPVAPLELENAIRPPTNLYTHGNPCPATFLSVRKINSGHVIDKTVYEIVFDHHGDLSYWEGQAFMVICHNPDDPNVLEPKTVFAASSRYGDYFNGKTATIIVPLDKNDKTLKYLCMKARRRDHLQLVGPSFEATLLGDYSPTATHIFVAKSGAAIAPFRAHLRHFFKEDIPLFKFAGQVLLFYGVEDDLDSRVYNDEFKQYEQDYPRNFNYKYFNDILQRQGESFYVFQLVVHSGAYIYLVGPQSMVDEVEAVFRSIANQNTWDGIKDDLIKKNQWRVQVYDY, encoded by the exons ATGGCACCCATCCTTTCTAATACTTCTGATGTTCGAAGGGTTCCGGTTGCTCCTTTAGAGCTGGAAAATGCCATCAGGCCTCCCACAAATTTATACACGCATGGGAATCCTTGTCCTGCCACCTTCCTTTCTGTAAGGAAGATTAATTCAGGTCATGTTATTGATAAGACGGTTTACGAAATCGTATTTGATCATCATGGCGATCTGTCTTACTGGGAGGGACAAGCTTTCATGGTTATATGTCAC AATCCCGATGATCCGAATGTACTAGAGCCTAAGACTGTCTTTGCTGCTTCCTCAAGGTATGGAGACTACTTTAATGGAAAAACAGCTACCATAATCGTGCCTCTTGACAAAAATGACAAGACCTTGAAGTATTTATGCATGAAAGCAAGGCGTAGAGATCATCTTCAACTTGTAGGACCCTCCTTCGAGGCCACACTTTTGGGAGATTACAGTCCCACTGCCACTCACATATTTGTGGCCAAATCTGGGGCTGCCATTGCTCCCTTCAGAGCCCATCTTCGTCATTTCTTCAAAGAGGATATTCCTTTATTCAAATTTGCTGGCCAAGTGTTGCTGTTCTATGGGGTGGAGGACGATCTCGATTCGCGAGTTTACAATGACGAATTCAAGCAGTACGAGCAGGACTACCCACGAAACTTCAACTACAAATACTTCAACGACATTTTGCAACGACAAGGTGAAtctttttatgtatttcaactcGTTGTTCATAGCGGAGCTTATATATATCTGGTTGGGCCTCAGAGCATGGTGGATGAGGTTGAAGCCGTTTTCAGGAGTATTGCCAATCAGAATACGTGGGACGGAATAAAAGATGATCTAATAAAGAAGAACCAATGGCGCGTACAAGTCTACGATTATTGA
- the LOC133810261 gene encoding UPF0481 protein At3g47200-like, protein MTTEERHIDIADRIEEIKLPRDHHVKEFLRRNDHIWVSEDQKMLIEQMNQGDTSATANRERNESDITKIQSVADVMRQSEKSFNDDSYKPRALSIGPIHRAAPEFQFHRSKQRKINLAAKFIKESGNKWDGFLKLFKDKIDEDNLIKGFFEEEILLEYDYDSLVWLLFLDGCAVLKFIHSYVLNTGELTELQISNADAALIHEDLFLLENQIPFKLLDLLMEQMKDKKDEYLDAIYIFVLKSNLMAPIDCWSHDLNVQGILSAVEALKRSSKLPIHLLHALRSVLLDDHDTVDDVGNVDGPNKDYLSSLDIKYPELPEHMRNMLKGMHQDNKMSFRNVQELKSAGIQIKSSDSENMRSISFSRRWFGNGGCLIIPPINVDNSTARKLLNLVAYEVRLRDSGKKACYLVTSYVHFMDLLIDNEADVKELRKAGILRHRLSSDNEVASLFNNLGSNCLLLKSEEDVFIQIKTEIDKHFEKRLPKLIAEFRRKYFSSPWALISLLFVLVTAYLTLLQDFSSTINPRAHH, encoded by the coding sequence ATGACTACCGAAGAACGACATATTGACATTGCTGATAGAATAGAGGAGATTAAGCTGCCACGTGATCATCATGTGAAAGAATTTCTTCGTCGTAATGACCATATTTGGGTATCCGAAGACCAGAAGATGCTAATCGAACAGATGAACCAAGGAGATACGTCTGCCACGGCCAATAGAGAAAGAAACGAATCAGATATTACGAAGATACAAAGTGTTGCAGATGTTATGCGGCAGAGTGAAAAGTCGTTCAACGACGACTCTTATAAGCCAAGAGCATTGTCAATTGGTCCAATTCATCGTGCTGCTCCTGAATTTCAATTCCATAGATCCAAACAGCGCAAGATAAATCTGGCAGCTAAATTCATCAAAGAGAGCGGCAATAAATGGGATGGTTTTCTTAAACTATTCAAGGATAAGATCGACGAAGATAACCTCATCAAGGGTTTTTTTGAGGAGGAGATACTTTTAGAGTACGACTATGATTCTCTGGTTTGGCTATTGTTCTTGGATGGGTGTGCTGTACTGAAGTTCATACATAGCTACGTTCTCAATACGGGCGAGTTAACAGAGTTGCAGATTAGTAATGCTGATGCAGCTTTGATTCACGAGGATTTGTTTTTGTTGGAGAACCAAATTCCCTTTAAACTACTTGATTTGTTGATGGAGCAGATGAAGGATAAGAAGGATGAGTATTTAGATGCCATCTACATCTTTGTTTTAAAGAGCAATCTTATGGCCCCAATAGACTGCTGGAGCCACGATTTAAACGTACAGGGGATCTTATCCGCAGTCGAAGCCTTAAAACGTTCTTCAAAATTGCCAATACATCTTCTTCATGCTCTTCGATCCGTACTGCTTGATGATCATGACACGGTCGATGATGTTGGTAACGTTGATGGTCCTAATAAggattatttaagttctttggaTATTAAATATCCCGAACTCCCCGAACACATGCGCAATATGTTAAAAGGCATGCATCAAGACAACAAAATGTCTTTTCGAAATGTCCAAGAACTTAAATCAGCAGGGATACAGATAAAATCCTCCGATTCCGAAAACATGAGGTCCATATCGTTCAGTCGCCGTTGGTTTGGAAATGGTGGTTGTCTCATCATTCCTCCAATAAATGTGGATAACTCAACTGCACGTAAGCTGTTGAATCTAGTTGCTTATGAGGTGCGCCTGAGGGATAGTGGTAAGAAGGCTTGTTATTTGGTCACTTCATATGTCCACTTCATGGATTTGCTAATCGATAATGAAGCAGATGTGAAAGAGTTAAGGAAAGCTGGCATACTGCGCCACCGTCTGAGTAGTGATAATGAAGTAGCTTCTTTGTTCAATAACTTGGGCTCTAATTGCTTGTTGCTAAAAAGTGAGGAAGACGTCTTTATACAAATCAAAACTGAAATAGACAAGCACTTCGAAAAAAGGCTGCCAAAATTGATAGCTGAATTCCGTCGTAAATATTTCAGTAGCCCCTGGGCTTTAATATCATTACTCTTTGTTTTAGTAACGGCTTATTTGACACTGCTGCAAGATTTCTCTTCCACCATCAATCCCAGGGCACACCATTAG
- the LOC133810257 gene encoding ferredoxin--NADP reductase, root isozyme, chloroplastic-like isoform X2 — protein sequence MIMPPTNLYTPEAPHTATILSVRQISHQIYEIVFDHRGFMMYLEGQAFGVMVPPNPNNPFEPERVSRRRIIFAASSRYGEYFNGRSATICVSNEDDDETIKYLCDAKSGYHLQLVGPTLTETLLGDSSPAAATHIFVAKSGAAIAPFRAHLHRFFKEDIPTFKFSGDAWLFYGARNNLHCRLYDDEFMQYEEDNPQNFHYNFFIDILDRDLGKMVFDMLVDNEAYIYLVGSQEMVDQVEVVFRGFAGSTNGQNNWTEIKDELVSKNQWRVEIYD from the exons ATGATTATGCCTCCCACAAATTTATACACGCCTGAGGCACCTCATACCGCAACCATTCTTTCAGTTAGGCAAATTTCTCATCAGATTTACGAAATCGTATTTGATCATCGTGGCTTTATGATGTACTTGGAGGGACAAGCCTTCGGTGTTATGGTCCCGCCG AACCCTAATAATCCGTTCGAACCAGAGCGTGTTAGCAGGCGTAGGATTATCTTTGCTGCTTCGTCTAGGTATGGAGAATATTTTAATGGCAGATCAGCTACCATATGTGTGTCTAATGAGGATGACGATGAGACCATCAAATATTTATGCGACGCAAAGTCTGGATATCATCTCCAACTCGTAGGCCCCACCTTGACGGAAACCCTCTTGGGAGATTCTAGTCCAGCTGCTGCCACTCACATATTTGTGGCTAAATCTGGGGCTGCTATTGCTCCCTTCAGAGCCCACCTCCATCGTTTTTTCAAAGAAGATATTCCTACGTTTAAATTTTCTGGCGATGCATGGTTGTTCTATGGGGCAAGGAACAATCTCCACTGTCGATTATACGATGATGAATTCATGCAATACGAGGAGGACAACCCACAAAACTTCCACTATAACTTTTTCATCGACATTTTGGATCGAGATCTTGGTAAAATGGTATTTGATATGTTGGTTGATAACGAAGCTTACATATACCTGGTTGGATCTCAGGAGATGGTGGATCAGGTTGAAGTCGTCTTCAGGGGATTTGCCGGTTCTACAAATGGTCAGAATAATTGGACAGAAATAAAAGATGAACTGGTAAGCAAGAACCAGTGGCGCGTAGAAATCTATGATTAA
- the LOC133810257 gene encoding ferredoxin--NADP reductase, root isozyme, chloroplastic-like isoform X3 → MALILHDATTDVRRVPVRPLKLEDANAMIMPPTNLYTPEAPHTATILSNPNNPFEPERVSRRRIIFAASSRYGEYFNGRSATICVSNEDDDETIKYLCDAKSGYHLQLVGPTLTETLLGDSSPAAATHIFVAKSGAAIAPFRAHLHRFFKEDIPTFKFSGDAWLFYGARNNLHCRLYDDEFMQYEEDNPQNFHYNFFIDILDRDLGKMVFDMLVDNEAYIYLVGSQEMVDQVEVVFRGFAGSTNGQNNWTEIKDELVSKNQWRVEIYD, encoded by the exons ATGGCTCTCATTCTTCATGATGCTACGACTGATGTTCGAAGGGTTCCGGTTCGTCCTTTAAAGCTGGAAGACGCAAATGCCATGATTATGCCTCCCACAAATTTATACACGCCTGAGGCACCTCATACCGCAACCATTCTTTCA AACCCTAATAATCCGTTCGAACCAGAGCGTGTTAGCAGGCGTAGGATTATCTTTGCTGCTTCGTCTAGGTATGGAGAATATTTTAATGGCAGATCAGCTACCATATGTGTGTCTAATGAGGATGACGATGAGACCATCAAATATTTATGCGACGCAAAGTCTGGATATCATCTCCAACTCGTAGGCCCCACCTTGACGGAAACCCTCTTGGGAGATTCTAGTCCAGCTGCTGCCACTCACATATTTGTGGCTAAATCTGGGGCTGCTATTGCTCCCTTCAGAGCCCACCTCCATCGTTTTTTCAAAGAAGATATTCCTACGTTTAAATTTTCTGGCGATGCATGGTTGTTCTATGGGGCAAGGAACAATCTCCACTGTCGATTATACGATGATGAATTCATGCAATACGAGGAGGACAACCCACAAAACTTCCACTATAACTTTTTCATCGACATTTTGGATCGAGATCTTGGTAAAATGGTATTTGATATGTTGGTTGATAACGAAGCTTACATATACCTGGTTGGATCTCAGGAGATGGTGGATCAGGTTGAAGTCGTCTTCAGGGGATTTGCCGGTTCTACAAATGGTCAGAATAATTGGACAGAAATAAAAGATGAACTGGTAAGCAAGAACCAGTGGCGCGTAGAAATCTATGATTAA
- the LOC133810257 gene encoding ferredoxin--NADP reductase, root isozyme, chloroplastic-like isoform X1 translates to MALILHDATTDVRRVPVRPLKLEDANAMIMPPTNLYTPEAPHTATILSVRQISHQIYEIVFDHRGFMMYLEGQAFGVMVPPNPNNPFEPERVSRRRIIFAASSRYGEYFNGRSATICVSNEDDDETIKYLCDAKSGYHLQLVGPTLTETLLGDSSPAAATHIFVAKSGAAIAPFRAHLHRFFKEDIPTFKFSGDAWLFYGARNNLHCRLYDDEFMQYEEDNPQNFHYNFFIDILDRDLGKMVFDMLVDNEAYIYLVGSQEMVDQVEVVFRGFAGSTNGQNNWTEIKDELVSKNQWRVEIYD, encoded by the exons ATGGCTCTCATTCTTCATGATGCTACGACTGATGTTCGAAGGGTTCCGGTTCGTCCTTTAAAGCTGGAAGACGCAAATGCCATGATTATGCCTCCCACAAATTTATACACGCCTGAGGCACCTCATACCGCAACCATTCTTTCAGTTAGGCAAATTTCTCATCAGATTTACGAAATCGTATTTGATCATCGTGGCTTTATGATGTACTTGGAGGGACAAGCCTTCGGTGTTATGGTCCCGCCG AACCCTAATAATCCGTTCGAACCAGAGCGTGTTAGCAGGCGTAGGATTATCTTTGCTGCTTCGTCTAGGTATGGAGAATATTTTAATGGCAGATCAGCTACCATATGTGTGTCTAATGAGGATGACGATGAGACCATCAAATATTTATGCGACGCAAAGTCTGGATATCATCTCCAACTCGTAGGCCCCACCTTGACGGAAACCCTCTTGGGAGATTCTAGTCCAGCTGCTGCCACTCACATATTTGTGGCTAAATCTGGGGCTGCTATTGCTCCCTTCAGAGCCCACCTCCATCGTTTTTTCAAAGAAGATATTCCTACGTTTAAATTTTCTGGCGATGCATGGTTGTTCTATGGGGCAAGGAACAATCTCCACTGTCGATTATACGATGATGAATTCATGCAATACGAGGAGGACAACCCACAAAACTTCCACTATAACTTTTTCATCGACATTTTGGATCGAGATCTTGGTAAAATGGTATTTGATATGTTGGTTGATAACGAAGCTTACATATACCTGGTTGGATCTCAGGAGATGGTGGATCAGGTTGAAGTCGTCTTCAGGGGATTTGCCGGTTCTACAAATGGTCAGAATAATTGGACAGAAATAAAAGATGAACTGGTAAGCAAGAACCAGTGGCGCGTAGAAATCTATGATTAA